The nucleotide sequence ACCTATTGTAGTACTTTTCGCCTATGTTAGGAATCGCTATCTCATCGCGCACAAAGAGCACTATGGGTTCTAAAACTCCTGTTAAGCCTTTAGGAGCTTTGGGGTTCTTCTTGTAAGAACGTGCCATAGAGGTGAAGATAAGCACCATCAATACCGATACTAAAAGTAATGAAAACACGTTCTTAGTAATAGAAAAGTTTAACGGACGTGTATTGGTTACTTCTCCTTTCTCGTTGAAAGAGAGAGGTGTATCAGCATTTGCGTAGTAAATATCTTCTTTGTAGCGCACAAATCGCTGTCCGTCTTTATCTACTACTACTGTACCTTTGTTGTCGTGATGGAAGGCACTCGATAGGAAAGTCACTAATCCTTTATCGGTATAAAGAATGATAGGCAAGGGTAACGAATAAGTGTGCCCTTTATAATCAAACAAGTGAAAATCGTGTGAATCGTTGATGTGTTCATCAATCAAATCGTTGATTTGAAAAGGCTCTCCTTCCTCATTTTCAGTTGCAAAACCTTGTAGAGGAATGAGTGAGGTTACAAATAAAGTGATATATAGAATGTAATTCTTTATTTTCATTACTTGTTTTGTTTTTATTCGTGCAAATGTAGGAGTTTTTATTTAAGTGACGAAATTATTTAACACATTTTTTTACTTAATATAATATAACCTACTGAAATACAGAAGTTATATTTTAGCAGTTGAGATTTAGGTTTCGCTCTAATTATTAACTTCTAATTCTTATAAAATGCTATACACAGGGTGTCCTTTGAGTTTCTCTCTGCCGTTCAGAAAGTGGAGTTCCATCAAGAAATCTAGTTGTACAATATCGCCACCGAGGCGTTCTACAAGTTTTACTACCGCTTCAGCAGTACCACCAGTAGCGAGGATATCGTCGTGAATAAGGATTTTTTCACCTTTCACAATAGCGTCTGCGTGAATTTCCAATACGTCTTGTCCGTACTCCAAATCGTAGGTTTGTGAGAGGGTTTTGTAAGGTAATTTACCTTTTTTGCGCACCGGTACAAAGCCAGCCCCCAATCGTTGTGCAAGCAACATCCCAAAGAAAAAACCTCTACTTTCCATACCCACTACTTTGTCTATTTTCTGTCCGTGCAGGTTCTCCACGAGCAAGTCGATTACATATTGCCCTGCTTTCACATCCATTAGCAATGGTGTAATATCTTTGAAGATAATTCCCTCTTTAGGAAAATCTTTAATATCTCTAATTTTACTTTTGATATATTCTTTTTTGTCCATTTTTTTACTTGTTACCTAATTACGTGGATTAAACACTTCTGCTAGCATACACCTCGCACTGCCTCCTCCACAAGTCTCAATGGTCTCTAAATTGCTGTGGAGTATCTGGGTATATTTCTCAATTGTCTGTATCTGTTGAGGGGTAAGGGCGTTATAAGCGGTATCACTCATCACCAAATAAGTACTGTCCTTACCCTGCACTTGTAGCATATTGCCTGCGTACTGACACATCTGCTCAGGGGTGATGCTGATAATCTCTTTCTTGTCTTCTTTTAGGTGATGCAAAAGGTTCTTGCGCTCACTCTTGTCGGTGATAGTATCTAAGCACACCACC is from Capnocytophaga ochracea DSM 7271 and encodes:
- the atpB gene encoding F0F1 ATP synthase subunit A, translating into MKIKNYILYITLFVTSLIPLQGFATENEEGEPFQINDLIDEHINDSHDFHLFDYKGHTYSLPLPIILYTDKGLVTFLSSAFHHDNKGTVVVDKDGQRFVRYKEDIYYANADTPLSFNEKGEVTNTRPLNFSITKNVFSLLLVSVLMVLIFTSMARSYKKNPKAPKGLTGVLEPIVLFVRDEIAIPNIGEKYYNRYMPYLLTVFFLIWIGNLFGLIPFFPFAGTVTNNILFTGMLAIFTLILTLFSSNKHYWKHIFAPPGVPTWILPIMIPIEMLSVFTKPFALMIRLFANMTAGHIIVLSLISLIFIFGTVYISPVSIVFTLFICILELLVAVLQAYVFTLLSALFIGQAVEEEH
- a CDS encoding adenine phosphoribosyltransferase, producing MDKKEYIKSKIRDIKDFPKEGIIFKDITPLLMDVKAGQYVIDLLVENLHGQKIDKVVGMESRGFFFGMLLAQRLGAGFVPVRKKGKLPYKTLSQTYDLEYGQDVLEIHADAIVKGEKILIHDDILATGGTAEAVVKLVERLGGDIVQLDFLMELHFLNGREKLKGHPVYSIL